A genome region from Streptomyces antimycoticus includes the following:
- a CDS encoding sensor histidine kinase has protein sequence MSGPSSAPAGAATGPASTAASSTAHESLPKAARRQAGALARALVTPSYPATPLFAQSPRRWLRRVPYGVAMILTTILVPTSAQVLSGDYGVGGGVATLIGIVQSTPLLLSVTRPLQAWWIVFLSDIVCALVVLGTADHLENRVWPWLPGPIIGYLFLLLALALREPRRTLVAVWLVTGTAGLSLGMGFPDKSNGSNVVLFVLGGVVLLVAGALRERGDAQRRLAEQETISEAERAHRTLLEERTRIARELHDVVAHHMSVITVQADSAPYRIGGLPSEAEREFSTIAATARESLAEMRRLLGVLRSEETRGERAPQPGLRQVPQLVEATVRAGIPTTLTIADEVAELEPLPQAVGLSAYRIVQEALANVVRHAPGAATRVAVSAAEDRSALTLLVVNGPPGAPTKPLETSGTGHGLVGMVERVRLVGGMLDTGPLPDGGFRVAARLPLLDLEETDPS, from the coding sequence GTGTCCGGTCCCTCCTCCGCACCGGCCGGCGCGGCCACCGGCCCGGCGTCCACCGCCGCATCCTCCACCGCGCACGAGAGCCTGCCCAAGGCCGCCCGGCGGCAGGCGGGCGCCCTCGCCCGGGCCCTGGTCACCCCCAGCTATCCGGCGACACCGCTGTTCGCCCAGTCGCCCCGGCGCTGGCTGCGCCGGGTGCCGTACGGCGTGGCGATGATCCTCACCACGATCCTGGTCCCCACCTCCGCCCAGGTCCTCTCAGGCGACTACGGGGTGGGCGGCGGCGTGGCCACGCTGATCGGCATTGTCCAGAGCACCCCGCTGCTGCTGTCCGTCACCCGTCCGCTGCAGGCGTGGTGGATCGTCTTCCTCTCCGACATCGTCTGCGCCCTCGTGGTGCTCGGCACCGCCGACCACCTCGAGAACCGGGTGTGGCCCTGGCTGCCGGGCCCCATCATCGGCTATCTCTTCCTGCTGCTCGCCCTCGCGCTGCGCGAACCGCGCCGCACCCTGGTGGCGGTGTGGCTGGTCACCGGCACCGCCGGACTCTCGCTCGGCATGGGTTTCCCGGACAAGAGCAACGGCAGCAATGTGGTGCTGTTCGTGCTCGGCGGAGTGGTGCTGCTGGTCGCCGGGGCGCTGCGGGAGCGCGGCGACGCCCAGCGGCGGCTGGCCGAGCAGGAGACGATCAGCGAGGCCGAACGGGCCCATCGCACCCTGCTGGAGGAGCGCACCCGGATCGCCCGCGAGCTGCACGATGTGGTCGCCCACCACATGTCCGTGATCACCGTGCAGGCCGACAGCGCTCCGTACCGGATCGGCGGGCTGCCGTCCGAGGCGGAGCGGGAGTTCTCCACCATCGCCGCCACCGCCCGGGAGTCCCTCGCCGAAATGCGGCGGCTGCTGGGCGTGTTGCGCAGCGAGGAGACCCGCGGTGAGCGGGCGCCGCAGCCGGGGCTGCGGCAGGTGCCGCAGCTCGTCGAGGCGACGGTACGGGCCGGCATACCGACCACGCTGACCATCGCGGACGAGGTGGCCGAGCTCGAACCGCTGCCGCAGGCCGTGGGGTTGTCCGCGTACCGCATCGTGCAGGAGGCGCTGGCCAATGTGGTGCGGCACGCCCCTGGCGCCGCCACCCGGGTGGCCGTCTCGGCGGCCGAGGACCGCTCGGCGCTGACCCTGCTGGTGGTCAACGGCCCGCCGGGCGCGCCCACCAAGCCCCTGGAGACCAGCGGCACCGGCCACGGCCTCGTCGGCATGGTCGAGCGCGTACGGCTCGTCGGCGGCATGCTCGACACCGGCCCGCTCCCCGACGGCGGCTTCCGCGTCGCGGCCCGGCTCCCCCTGTTAGACCTCGAAGAGACGGACCCGTCATGA
- a CDS encoding response regulator has protein sequence MTIKVIIVDDQAMVRAGFAALLAAQSDIDVVGEAPDGREGVAVSRRTHPDVVLMDVRMPEMDGLEAARQLLDPPRGVIHRPKVLMLTTFDVDDYVYEALRAGASGFLLKDAPPADLISAVRVVAAGEALLAPSVTRRLIADFARQRPAPRRDGPAARRSGLTPRETEVLELIARGLSNQEIAESLVLAEQTVKTHIGRVLAKLGLRDRAQAVIFAYESGLVTPGH, from the coding sequence ATGACCATCAAGGTGATCATCGTCGACGACCAGGCGATGGTGCGGGCCGGGTTCGCCGCCCTGCTCGCCGCGCAGAGCGATATCGACGTCGTCGGTGAGGCGCCCGACGGGCGGGAGGGCGTGGCGGTCAGCCGGCGCACCCACCCCGATGTGGTGCTGATGGACGTCCGGATGCCCGAGATGGACGGGCTCGAGGCGGCCCGGCAGCTCCTGGACCCACCGCGCGGGGTCATCCACCGGCCCAAGGTCCTGATGCTCACCACCTTCGATGTGGACGACTACGTCTACGAGGCGCTGCGCGCCGGGGCCAGCGGCTTTCTGCTGAAGGACGCCCCGCCGGCCGATCTGATCTCCGCGGTCCGGGTGGTCGCGGCGGGCGAGGCGCTGCTCGCCCCGTCCGTCACCCGCCGGCTGATCGCCGACTTCGCCCGCCAGCGCCCCGCGCCGCGCCGCGACGGCCCGGCCGCGCGGCGCAGTGGGCTGACGCCGCGTGAGACCGAGGTGCTGGAGCTGATCGCGCGGGGCCTGTCCAACCAGGAGATCGCCGAGTCGCTGGTGCTCGCGGAGCAGACGGTGAAGACGCATATCGGCCGGGTGCTGGCCAAGCTGGGGCTGCGCGACCGCGCCCAGGCGGTGATCTTCGCCTATGAATCGGGCCTGGTGACGCCGGGTCACTGA
- a CDS encoding alpha/beta hydrolase: MSQTLRTRHYARRLITAALTITVMAGTAGWTVAHEEQAITGPPPGTAAWLSDHSLSGAGRELPDPAATSPAEIARFFGRLTDVQREALVIRHPQVVGNLDGAPLSLRYEANSRAIRAAWHKERKADPESPLAERYAALLAPGRQILAFDPRGRGQVAEVYGDLATARRTAVIVPGSDIDLDAFDRTGDPYGTPAGMARSLRARMAKDAPATPTAVIAWVGYTTPVGLGPDAATSRLAKAGAPRLDRFLAGLAVTTAATADAPPAVFCHSYGSVVCGLAASAMDRARVLDLVVLGSPGMRADSADGLQTGARVWAARDRTDWIRRVTGYDFLGLGHGDDPTDPSFGARVVSSESAQGHTGYFAPGTDSLRNFSRIALGDFDAVRCAEEDGGSPGTGPDCRQGLV, encoded by the coding sequence ATGTCCCAGACGCTACGCACCAGGCACTACGCGCGACGCCTGATCACCGCGGCGCTCACCATCACCGTCATGGCGGGGACGGCCGGCTGGACCGTGGCCCACGAGGAGCAGGCCATCACCGGGCCGCCACCCGGCACCGCCGCATGGCTGTCGGACCATTCGCTGAGCGGGGCCGGGCGCGAGCTGCCCGATCCGGCCGCCACCTCGCCCGCCGAGATCGCCCGGTTCTTCGGCCGGCTCACCGACGTCCAGCGCGAGGCGCTGGTCATCCGGCATCCCCAGGTGGTGGGCAATCTGGACGGCGCACCGCTGAGCCTGCGGTACGAGGCCAACTCCCGGGCGATCCGGGCCGCCTGGCACAAGGAGCGGAAGGCCGACCCCGAGAGCCCGCTCGCCGAGCGGTACGCGGCGCTGCTCGCACCCGGCCGCCAGATCCTCGCCTTCGATCCGCGCGGGCGCGGCCAAGTGGCGGAGGTGTACGGGGACTTGGCGACGGCCCGGCGCACGGCCGTGATCGTGCCGGGCTCGGACATCGACTTGGACGCCTTCGACCGCACGGGCGATCCGTACGGCACCCCGGCCGGGATGGCGCGGTCGCTGCGGGCGCGGATGGCCAAGGACGCGCCCGCCACCCCGACCGCCGTCATCGCCTGGGTCGGCTATACGACCCCGGTCGGGCTGGGCCCGGACGCCGCCACCAGCCGGCTGGCCAAGGCGGGCGCGCCTCGGCTTGACCGGTTTCTCGCGGGGCTCGCCGTGACCACCGCGGCGACCGCCGACGCCCCGCCCGCCGTCTTCTGCCACAGCTACGGCTCGGTGGTCTGCGGTCTTGCCGCCTCCGCGATGGACCGCGCCCGCGTCTTGGACCTGGTGGTGCTGGGCAGCCCGGGGATGCGCGCGGACAGCGCCGACGGCCTCCAGACCGGGGCCCGGGTCTGGGCGGCGCGGGACCGCACCGACTGGATCCGGCGGGTGACCGGCTATGACTTCCTGGGCCTGGGCCACGGCGACGACCCGACCGATCCGTCCTTCGGCGCCCGGGTGGTCTCCTCCGAGAGCGCCCAGGGCCACACCGGCTACTTCGCGCCGGGAACCGACTCGCTGCGCAACTTCTCACGGATCGCGCTCGGGGACTTCGACGCTGTGCGATGCGCCGAGGAGGACGGCGGCAGTCCGGGCACGGGGCCGGACTGCCGCCAAGGCCTCGTCTGA
- a CDS encoding aldo/keto reductase: protein MSNSTNETIATVGLGAGGPEVGVQGLGCMGMSWGYGPTHDEAEARATLERALELGVTLFDTADVYGFGRNEEFISPFVRAHRDRITLATKFAIDRDESDPFGNQRIRNDRPYIRRAIEGSLRRLEVDHVDLYYMHRRNPEVPLEESVGAMAELVAEGKVKHLGLSEVTAKELRAAHAVHPIAAVQSEWSLFSRDVEGGGANSVAATAAELGVALVPYSPLGRGFLTGSFVQAEEELSEGDFRRRQPRFTGDNAAVNAALLEPIRKIAEARGATLAQIALAWVQQRAQVHGLAVVPIPGTRTRARIEQNTGATWIELSADELAALEPIAGQVAGARYADMSATSAGRE from the coding sequence ATGAGCAACAGCACCAACGAGACCATCGCGACCGTCGGCCTCGGGGCCGGCGGACCGGAGGTCGGCGTCCAGGGCCTGGGCTGCATGGGCATGAGCTGGGGCTACGGACCGACCCATGACGAGGCGGAGGCGCGGGCCACGCTGGAGCGGGCCCTGGAGCTGGGCGTCACGCTCTTCGACACCGCCGATGTCTACGGCTTCGGGCGGAACGAGGAGTTCATCTCCCCCTTCGTCCGGGCCCACCGCGACCGGATCACCCTGGCCACCAAGTTCGCCATCGACCGCGACGAGAGCGATCCGTTCGGCAACCAGCGGATCCGCAACGACCGCCCGTACATCCGCCGGGCCATCGAGGGCAGTCTGCGCCGGCTGGAGGTCGACCATGTCGACCTGTACTACATGCACCGGCGCAACCCCGAGGTGCCGCTGGAGGAGAGCGTCGGCGCCATGGCCGAGCTGGTGGCCGAGGGGAAGGTCAAGCACCTCGGGCTGAGCGAGGTCACGGCCAAGGAGCTGCGCGCGGCGCACGCGGTGCATCCGATCGCGGCGGTGCAGTCGGAGTGGTCGCTGTTCAGCCGCGATGTGGAGGGCGGCGGAGCGAACAGCGTCGCCGCCACCGCCGCCGAGCTGGGTGTCGCCCTCGTCCCGTACTCACCGCTCGGCCGCGGCTTCCTCACCGGCTCCTTCGTCCAGGCCGAGGAGGAGCTGAGCGAGGGCGACTTCCGCCGTCGGCAGCCCCGCTTCACCGGCGACAACGCGGCCGTCAACGCCGCGCTGCTGGAGCCGATCCGCAAGATCGCCGAGGCGCGCGGGGCCACCCTCGCCCAGATCGCGCTGGCCTGGGTGCAGCAGCGGGCCCAGGTCCACGGGCTCGCCGTGGTGCCGATCCCCGGCACCCGCACCCGCGCCCGGATCGAGCAGAACACCGGCGCGACCTGGATCGAGCTGAGCGCGGACGAGCTGGCAGCGCTGGAGCCGATCGCCGGACAGGTGGCGGGCGCCCGCTACGCCGATATGAGCGCGACGAGCGCGGGCCGGGAGTAG
- a CDS encoding MerR family transcriptional regulator yields MRGEGRAPRPSGRDGYTISEVAAHTGLTAHTLRWYERIGLMPHVDRTHTGQRRFTNRDLDWLDLVGKLRLTGMPVADMVRYAELVREGEHTFAEREELLTTHRANVRERIAELQSTLQVLDYKIDIYADARRASERFDPV; encoded by the coding sequence CTGCGCGGGGAGGGGCGGGCACCCCGGCCCAGCGGGCGGGACGGCTACACGATCAGTGAGGTGGCCGCCCATACCGGGCTGACGGCACACACGCTGCGCTGGTACGAGCGGATCGGGCTGATGCCGCATGTCGACCGTACGCACACCGGCCAGCGTCGCTTCACCAACCGCGACCTGGACTGGCTCGACCTCGTCGGCAAGCTGCGGCTGACCGGGATGCCGGTCGCCGACATGGTCCGCTACGCCGAGCTGGTGCGCGAGGGCGAGCACACCTTCGCCGAGCGCGAGGAGCTGCTGACCACGCACCGCGCGAATGTGCGGGAGCGGATCGCCGAGCTCCAGAGCACGCTCCAAGTCCTCGACTACAAGATCGATATCTACGCTGACGCCCGACGGGCGTCGGAGAGGTTTGACCCCGTATGA
- a CDS encoding serine hydrolase domain-containing protein, with the protein MESLRMIENWPVPTAAAAVVRADGTLAGSYGPTGHRFPLASVTKPLAAYAALLAVEEGAVELDEPAGPEGSTVRHLLAHTSGLAFDEHRSVAAPGNRRLYSNAGFEVLGDHIAKATDIPFPEYLRQAVLEPLGMTGTELAGSPAKDGVSTVDDLVRFAAELQAPRLLAAETLAEATSVIHPGLTGVLPGYGHQRPNDWGLGFEIRDGKSPHWTGASSSPRTFGHFGQSGTFLWVDPDARAACVTLTDRAFGPWAVEVWPTLTDAILAELG; encoded by the coding sequence ATGGAGAGCCTGCGGATGATCGAGAACTGGCCGGTCCCGACGGCGGCGGCCGCCGTCGTACGCGCGGACGGCACCCTGGCCGGATCGTACGGCCCGACCGGCCACCGCTTCCCCCTCGCCTCGGTCACCAAGCCGCTCGCCGCCTACGCCGCGCTGCTCGCCGTCGAGGAGGGCGCGGTGGAGCTGGACGAACCGGCCGGGCCCGAGGGCTCCACGGTGCGCCATCTGCTGGCGCACACCTCCGGGCTGGCCTTCGACGAGCACCGCTCGGTCGCCGCGCCCGGCAACCGCCGACTCTACTCCAACGCCGGGTTCGAGGTGCTGGGCGATCACATCGCCAAGGCCACGGACATCCCGTTCCCGGAGTATCTGCGCCAGGCGGTGCTGGAGCCGCTCGGCATGACCGGCACCGAGCTGGCCGGCTCGCCCGCCAAGGACGGCGTCTCCACCGTGGACGACCTGGTGCGCTTCGCGGCGGAGCTGCAGGCCCCGCGGCTGCTGGCGGCCGAGACGCTGGCCGAGGCCACCTCCGTGATCCATCCGGGTCTCACGGGCGTGCTGCCCGGCTACGGCCATCAGCGGCCCAACGACTGGGGGCTCGGCTTCGAGATACGCGACGGCAAGTCGCCGCACTGGACCGGCGCCTCCTCCTCGCCCCGCACCTTCGGGCATTTCGGCCAGTCCGGGACGTTCCTGTGGGTCGACCCGGACGCCCGCGCCGCCTGTGTCACCCTGACGGACCGGGCCTTCGGCCCCTGGGCCGTCGAGGTCTGGCCGACGCTCACCGACGCGATCCTGGCCGAGCTGGGCTGA
- a CDS encoding pirin family protein, whose amino-acid sequence MWIQRSGARYPGGEGAGIETRHAFSFSGYYDPGNVRFGSLVACNEERLAPGAGFAEHPHRDMEIVTWVVEGELTHEDSTGARTVVRPGDVQRLSAGSGVRHTERNAGAEPLTFVQMWLVPGPGSATDPGYEVVRGIADGTPYALERTEAVLHVRRLADGERTALPDAPWVYAHAVRGAARIEGETLGPGDAARISGAERLEARAEGPAELLIWEMHAEPVYG is encoded by the coding sequence ATGTGGATACAGCGGTCCGGTGCACGGTATCCGGGTGGGGAGGGCGCGGGCATCGAGACGCGCCACGCCTTTTCCTTCTCTGGGTACTACGACCCCGGCAACGTGCGGTTCGGATCCCTCGTCGCCTGCAACGAGGAGCGGCTCGCCCCCGGTGCGGGCTTCGCCGAGCATCCGCACCGCGATATGGAGATCGTCACCTGGGTCGTCGAGGGTGAGCTCACTCACGAGGACTCCACCGGCGCGCGGACCGTGGTGCGCCCCGGCGATGTACAGCGGCTCAGTGCCGGGAGCGGAGTGCGTCACACCGAGCGCAACGCGGGCGCCGAACCCCTCACCTTCGTCCAGATGTGGCTGGTGCCCGGGCCTGGCTCCGCGACGGACCCCGGGTACGAGGTGGTGCGCGGCATCGCCGACGGCACCCCGTACGCGCTGGAGCGCACCGAGGCGGTGCTGCATGTGCGGCGGCTGGCGGACGGCGAGCGCACCGCGCTGCCGGACGCGCCGTGGGTGTACGCACATGCGGTGCGCGGCGCGGCGCGGATCGAGGGGGAGACCCTCGGGCCCGGCGACGCGGCCCGGATCTCGGGCGCGGAGCGGCTGGAGGCGCGCGCCGAGGGCCCCGCCGAGCTGCTGATCTGGGAAATGCACGCGGAGCCGGTCTACGGCTGA
- a CDS encoding PucR family transcriptional regulator, whose amino-acid sequence MPEPASNTPHPHSATLRRLEKSSGKLAANAIARMDEQLPWYRAMPPENRSWIGLVAQAGIAAFTEWFRHPEAPQAISTDVFGTAPRELTRAITLRQTVEMVRTTIEVMESAIDDVAAPGDESVLREALLVYAREIAFATAQVYAQAAEARGAWDARLESLVVNAVLSGEADEGALSRAAALGWNSPEHVCVVLGTAPDGDSELTVEAIRRAARHAKLQVLTGVLGDRLVVVAGGSDNPLQAAKALIGPYAPGPVVAGPVVSDLLAATRSAGAAAAGLKACTAWPDAPRPVLADDLLPERAMAGDPAAREQLVEEIYRPLEEAGSALLETLSVYLEQASSLEGAARMLFVHPNTVRYRLRRVTDVTGWSPSDVRSAFTLRIALILGRLADANILP is encoded by the coding sequence GTGCCTGAACCAGCCTCGAACACCCCACATCCGCACAGTGCCACCCTGCGCCGCCTGGAGAAGTCCTCCGGGAAGCTCGCCGCCAACGCCATCGCGCGCATGGACGAGCAGCTGCCGTGGTACCGCGCGATGCCGCCCGAGAACCGCTCCTGGATCGGGCTGGTGGCACAGGCGGGCATCGCGGCCTTCACCGAATGGTTTCGCCACCCCGAGGCGCCCCAGGCGATCAGCACCGATGTGTTCGGCACCGCCCCGCGCGAGCTGACCCGGGCGATCACGCTGCGGCAGACCGTGGAGATGGTCCGCACGACCATCGAGGTCATGGAGTCGGCGATCGACGACGTGGCGGCCCCGGGCGATGAGTCGGTGCTGCGCGAGGCGCTGCTGGTGTACGCGCGGGAGATCGCCTTCGCCACCGCCCAGGTCTACGCACAGGCCGCCGAGGCGCGCGGCGCCTGGGACGCCCGGCTGGAGTCGCTGGTGGTCAACGCGGTGCTGTCCGGGGAGGCGGACGAGGGCGCGCTGTCCCGCGCCGCGGCGCTCGGCTGGAACTCCCCCGAGCATGTGTGCGTGGTGCTGGGCACCGCCCCCGACGGGGACAGCGAGCTGACGGTCGAGGCGATCCGCCGGGCCGCCCGCCACGCGAAGCTGCAGGTCCTCACCGGGGTGCTGGGCGACCGGCTGGTGGTGGTCGCGGGCGGCTCGGACAATCCGCTGCAGGCGGCGAAGGCGCTGATCGGGCCGTATGCCCCGGGTCCGGTGGTGGCCGGTCCGGTGGTCTCCGACCTGCTGGCCGCGACCCGCTCTGCGGGGGCGGCGGCGGCCGGGCTGAAGGCGTGCACCGCCTGGCCGGACGCACCCCGTCCGGTGCTCGCCGACGATCTGCTGCCCGAGCGCGCGATGGCCGGAGACCCCGCTGCCCGTGAGCAGTTGGTGGAGGAGATCTACAGACCGCTGGAGGAAGCCGGTTCGGCACTGCTCGAGACACTGAGTGTGTACCTCGAACAGGCGAGCAGTCTGGAGGGGGCGGCCCGGATGCTCTTCGTTCACCCGAACACCGTCCGCTACCGGCTACGACGTGTGACGGACGTCACCGGATGGTCACCTTCCGACGTCAGGTCGGCGTTTACTCTGCGCATAGCCCTGATCCTGGGCCGTCTCGCCGACGCGAACATATTGCCCTGA
- a CDS encoding ACP S-malonyltransferase, giving the protein MLVLVAPGQGAQKPGFLTPWLDLPGVTERLTWWSAVSGLDLIHYGTKADEEEIRDTAVAQPLLVAAGLVSAHALFGEGIEGATGLAGLPSRIGAVAGHSVGEITAAVAAGVLTDEAAMVLVRRRGLAMAEAASRTETGMAAILGGEQDDVVAHLDKHGLTPANVNGAGQIVAAGTAEQLAALAEDKPEGVRRVVPLKVAGAFHTDHMAPAVAALEALVAGVPVADPRTAYVSNRDGGVVTSGAGVIERMVAQVSNPVRWDLCMETFQALGVTALIEVAPGGTLTGIAKRALPGVTNLALKTPDDLDAARALIEEHAIPAVATPAEEELREA; this is encoded by the coding sequence GTGCTCGTACTCGTCGCTCCCGGCCAAGGCGCTCAAAAGCCCGGCTTCCTCACCCCCTGGCTCGACCTGCCCGGCGTCACCGAACGTCTGACGTGGTGGTCGGCCGTGTCCGGGCTGGACCTCATCCACTACGGCACCAAGGCCGACGAGGAGGAGATCCGCGACACCGCGGTGGCCCAGCCGCTGCTGGTGGCCGCCGGTCTGGTCTCCGCCCACGCGCTGTTCGGCGAGGGCATCGAGGGCGCGACCGGTCTCGCGGGGCTGCCGAGCCGTATCGGCGCGGTCGCGGGCCACAGCGTCGGCGAGATCACCGCGGCCGTGGCCGCCGGTGTGCTCACCGACGAGGCGGCCATGGTGCTGGTCCGCCGGCGCGGGCTCGCCATGGCGGAGGCCGCGAGCCGCACCGAGACCGGAATGGCCGCCATACTGGGTGGTGAGCAGGACGATGTCGTCGCCCATCTCGACAAGCACGGACTGACCCCGGCGAACGTCAACGGCGCCGGCCAGATCGTGGCCGCGGGCACCGCCGAGCAGCTCGCGGCGCTGGCCGAGGACAAGCCCGAGGGGGTGCGCCGCGTCGTGCCGCTCAAGGTGGCCGGCGCGTTCCACACCGATCACATGGCACCGGCGGTCGCCGCCCTCGAGGCCTTGGTCGCGGGCGTTCCGGTGGCCGATCCGCGCACCGCTTACGTCTCCAACCGTGACGGCGGGGTCGTGACGTCCGGGGCCGGGGTGATCGAGCGCATGGTCGCCCAGGTGTCCAACCCGGTGCGCTGGGACCTGTGCATGGAGACCTTCCAGGCGCTGGGCGTCACCGCGCTGATCGAGGTGGCCCCGGGCGGCACGCTCACCGGCATCGCCAAGCGTGCGCTGCCGGGCGTCACCAACCTGGCGCTGAAGACTCCGGACGATCTCGACGCGGCCCGTGCGCTGATCGAGGAGCACGCCATTCCCGCCGTCGCCACACCGGCCGAAGAGGAGCTCCGAGAAGCATGA
- a CDS encoding ketoacyl-ACP synthase III, which produces MTAKIKPSKGAPYARILGVGGYRPTRVVPNEEILKHIDSSDEWIRSRSGIATRHWAGPDETVAAMSVEAGGKAIADAGLSPEQIGAVIVSTVSHFKQTPAIATEIAHLLGTGKPAAFDISAGCAGFGYGLTLAKGMITDGTAEHVLVIGVERLSDLTDLEDRATAFLFGDGAGAVVVGPSKEPAIGPTVWGSEGDKSDTITQTLPWDVYRDQDAAEVRYPALRQEGQAVFRWAVYEMAKVAQQALDEAGVAPEDLDAFIPHQANMRIIDSMIKTLKLPEHVTVARDVETTGNTSAASIPLAMERLLATGQAKSGDTALVIGFGAGLVYAATVVTLP; this is translated from the coding sequence ATGACCGCGAAGATCAAGCCCAGTAAGGGCGCCCCGTACGCGCGCATTCTCGGCGTCGGTGGCTACCGTCCGACCCGGGTGGTGCCGAACGAGGAGATCCTCAAGCACATCGACTCCTCGGACGAGTGGATCCGCTCCCGCTCGGGTATCGCCACCCGGCACTGGGCCGGTCCGGATGAGACGGTCGCCGCCATGTCCGTGGAGGCCGGCGGCAAGGCCATCGCCGACGCCGGCCTGAGCCCGGAACAGATCGGCGCCGTGATCGTCTCGACGGTCTCGCACTTCAAGCAGACCCCCGCGATCGCGACCGAGATCGCGCATCTGCTGGGCACCGGCAAGCCGGCCGCCTTCGACATCTCGGCGGGCTGTGCCGGCTTCGGCTACGGGCTGACCCTCGCCAAGGGCATGATCACCGACGGCACCGCGGAGCATGTGCTGGTCATCGGGGTCGAGCGGCTTTCGGACCTGACCGACCTGGAGGACCGCGCGACGGCCTTCCTGTTCGGCGACGGTGCCGGCGCCGTGGTGGTCGGCCCCTCCAAGGAGCCCGCGATCGGCCCCACCGTCTGGGGCTCGGAGGGCGACAAGTCCGACACCATCACCCAGACGCTGCCCTGGGACGTCTACCGCGACCAGGACGCCGCCGAGGTGCGCTACCCGGCGCTGCGCCAGGAGGGCCAGGCGGTCTTCCGCTGGGCCGTCTACGAGATGGCGAAGGTCGCCCAGCAGGCCCTGGACGAGGCCGGGGTCGCTCCGGAGGACCTCGACGCGTTCATCCCCCACCAGGCCAATATGCGGATCATCGACTCGATGATCAAAACCCTCAAGCTGCCGGAGCATGTCACGGTCGCCCGTGATGTGGAGACCACCGGCAACACCTCGGCCGCCTCCATTCCGCTCGCCATGGAGCGGCTGTTGGCGACGGGGCAGGCGAAGAGCGGCGACACCGCGCTCGTCATCGGATTCGGAGCGGGTCTCGTCTACGCAGCGACGGTCGTTACCCTCCCTTAG
- a CDS encoding acyl carrier protein, producing MAATQEEILEGLAEIVNEIAGIPTEDVLLDKSFTDDLDVDSLSMVEVVVAAEERFDVKIPDDDVKNLKTVGDAVDYILKHQG from the coding sequence ATGGCCGCCACTCAGGAAGAGATCCTCGAGGGTCTCGCCGAGATCGTCAACGAGATCGCCGGTATCCCGACCGAGGACGTCCTGCTGGACAAGTCCTTCACCGACGACCTGGACGTCGACTCGCTGTCCATGGTCGAGGTGGTCGTCGCCGCCGAGGAGCGCTTCGACGTGAAGATCCCGGACGACGACGTCAAGAACCTCAAGACCGTCGGCGACGCCGTCGACTACATCCTCAAGCACCAGGGCTGA